AAATAACCAAAATCAAAACGAATTGAGCATCGAGTTGACAGAAGAAGTAGCAGAAGGAATCTACTCAAATCTTGCGATTATCACTCACTCTAATACTGAATTTGTGGTTGACTTTATCCGTGTGATGCCAGGAGTGCCAAAAGCAAAAGTGAAATCAAGAATCGTTTTGACTCCGGAGCATGCTAAACGCTTGTTAGGTGCATTGGTTGATAACGTGAATCGTTTCGAAGCGTTGAACGGACCGATTAAAATGGATGTAGGCGCTGTTGAACAACCTCAACAAGGTGGTGACCCTACTGTAGCATTTCCTTTCGGAACTCCACAAGGTCAAGCATAGTTGATAAAAGCGATCCCTAAGATATAAAAAGCGTCAATGATCCCATTGACGCTTTTTTTTGTCCTTAATTTAACAATTACTGTTGTTTCGCCCTTAAGAACGAGCTTCAAAATGTACTATAGCAACGTTTTATCGCGCCTTCTGAAATCCTATCGTACCTAATCTTTTCGGATTTTCTCCATATAAACGAACTTATGTACTCAAAAGTTGTTATCTATGGATGCTGGCCATTTTAGTGCATGCGACATACTCGGATATTACCTATGGATAGCCCTTGTACCAGGCCTTTACTTTTACTAAATTTAGATAACTAATTTCAAAAAGGAGAATGATATGGATATTCAAGTGCGGAACTTGACAAAGAAGGATTATGTTGATTTGAAAAAATCGATGGAACAGGCATATGATGGTGTAGGTGAAACCTGGTCGAAAGAAAATATTCAAGACCTGATCGATTTATTTCCAGAAGGACAATTATGTGTGGAGATTGATGGGCATGTTGTCGCTTGTGCCCTGTCCATTATTCTGAATTCAAAAAAGAATAATATCTACGATAGCTATTATGAGATTATTGATAATGGCAAGTTTACCAAGCATAGTGATGATGGCGATACCCTCTATGGGATAGAAGTTTTTGTGCATCCCAGTCATCGGGCTCTTCGACTTGGACGCCGGCTTTATGATGCACGTAAGGAGCTGTGCGAACAGATGAACCTCAAAGGTATCATTGCTGGCGGTCGGATACCCAATTACCATAATTATGCAGATAAAATGAGTCCGCGGGTGTATATTGAAAAGGTCAAGCGCAAAGAAATTTTTGACCCCACTTTAACGTTTCAGCTTTCAAACGATTTTCACGTCAAGAAAATCCTCAAGCATTATCTTCCTGAAGATGCTGAATCGATGGAGTTTGCTACGCTCCTCGAGTGGAACAATATTTATTATGAGGCCGAGACGCGATCGATTTCGACAACAAAGCAAACCATCCGTCTGGGATTGGTGCAATGGCAGATGCGCTTATTTGATAATCTGGACGCATTTTACGATCAGATTGAATTCTTTGTGGATACCGTAAGTGATTATGGAACCGATTTTATTATGTTTCCCGAGTTTTTCAATACGCCGCTCATGAGCCCGTACAATGATCTTCCGGAACGCTTGGCAATGGAAAGGCTTGCGCAGCACACTGCGGAGATTATTGATCGCATTCAGCAATTTGCCGTTTCCTATAACGTGAACATTATTGCCGGCTCTATGCCTCTGGTAGAAAATAAAAAACTCTACAATGTTTCTTACCTCTGCCATCGCAATGGTAAACTGGATCAGTTTAAGAAAATCCATATTACACCGAACGAATTTAAATACTATGGTATGGTTGGGGGAAGTGAAGTGAAGGTTTTTGATACCGACTGTGGTAAGGTAGGGTTGTTAATCTGCTACGATGTCGAATTCCCTGAGTTGAGCCGAATTTTGGCAGACCAGGGCATGCAGATTCTCTTTGTCCCTTTTATGACTGATACACAAAATGGTTATATCCGTGTGCGTACCTGTGCGCAGGCCAGAGCGATAGAAAATGAATGTTACGTAGCTATCGCTGGTTCTGTGGGCAATTTGCCGCGTGTGAACAATATGGATATTCAATATTCGCAGTCTGCTGTCTTTACGCCCTCAGACTTTGCCTTTCCAAATAATGCCATAAAAGCGGAGGCAACACCAAATGCCGAAATGGTACTGATCGCCGACGTTGATCTGTATGCGCTTCGGGATCTACATGAATATGGTACGGTTAAAATCAAGAAGGATCGGCGCAAGGATCTGTATGAAGTAAAACTGCTAAAGTAATTTTATATATGCTTTTAATTTATTAAAATATGATACAAAAAGTCAAGTGGGGAACGCTGTCGATGGTTTTCATGATGATGTCATGTCAGTCAAATAAGAAAAGCGATACAGCTCAAGAGATCCGGACCAGTTTTTTTGACGTTTCGGGAATGGATACCACGGCGCATCCAGGGGATAATTTTTTTGAGTATGCGAATGGAGCCTGGATGAAAAATACCCAGATCCCGGCATCAGAAACAGGATGGGGGTCATTTTACATTCTCGAGAATGAAAATTTGGAGAAGCTCAGATCTGTTTTGAAAAACGCAGCAAAATCAGCTGACAAGAAGGGATCCGATCAGCAAAAGGCAGGCGATTTCTATGCCAGTGGCATGGATACCGTGACCATCGACAAATTGGGAGCAAAGCCGATCGAAGGAGCAATCCAGAAAATCAATGGGTTGAAAAGCATCGAAGAACTGATCGCTTATGCTGCAGATGGATTTAAGGAGGGTGATGGAGACCTCTTTACATTTTATGTCGCTGCGGATGATCGGATCAGTACGAAAAATGCATTGCAATTTTTTCAGGGCGGACTTAATCTACCTGAAGCAAGTTATTACCTCGATCAGGATGATAAAGCAAAGAAAATCAGAAAGGCTTATGTGGCCTATCTGGTTAAATTGTTTGGACTGATCGGAGAGGGTGCCAACGCACAAAGATTGGCAGAGGAAGTACTTCAACTGGAAACCGCTATCGCCAAATCTCATGCGACTCCGGTAGAATTGCGTGATCCCGTTAAAAATTATCATAAATTTGCGGTGCAGGATTTCCAAAAACAGACGCCAAATCTTAACTGGAGGGATATCCTAAGTCGTTTGGATATCAAAACCGATACCATGCTCGTGCAGCAACCTAAGTTCTATCTTGCTTTAAATAATCTGTTGAAATCACAATCGCTAGCGACCTGGAAGACAAAGCTCAAAGCAGATTTAGCAAATGCATCGGCTAACGCTTTGAGCAAGGAATTTCGAGAAGCTAAATTTGAGTTGTTTGGAAAAATATTGAATGGTCAGCAGCAGGAGAAAGAACGTTGGAAATTAATGGTGAGCTCCGCAGATCAAAACTTGGGGGAGATTGTGGGAAAGTTATATGTGGATGAATATTTCAAACCTGAAGCAAAGAAACGAATGCTTCAACTGGTCGACAACCTACAAAAGGTGTATAAAAGCCGCATCGAGAAATTAGACTGGATGACACCGGAGACCAAGAAGAAAGCGATCGAAAAATTGGAGGCCTTCACCAAGAAAATCGGTTACCCTGAAAAATGGAAAGATTATAAAGACGTGGAAGTGTCCAAAGATGCCTACTATGCCAATTTACAGTCTGCAGCCAAGCATGCTTATAAAGAAATGGTAGGAAAAATCGGTAAACCGGTTGACAAGTCGGAATGGCTGATGACAACACCTACGGTAAATGCATACTATAATCCGCCTTACAACGAAATTGTATTTCCAGCCGGGATATTGCAATTTCCATTTTTTGATGTGAACGCAGACGACGCCATAAATTATGGCGCTATTGGCGCCGTTATCGGTCACGAGATGACCCACGGCTTTGATGATCAGGGACGTCAATATGATAAAGATGGTAATTTGACAGATTGGTGGACTGCGGTGGATGCAAAGCAGTTTACAGAAAGGGCCAATCAGGTAGCAAAGTTATATAGTAGTTTCACATTGTTGGACAATCAACATGTGAATGGTGAGCTCACGTTGGGCGAAAATCTCGCTGATATCGGAGGACTCAATATTGCCTATGACGCCTTTAAATTGACCAAGCAAGGGCAGGGGCAAGAGAAAATCGATGGTTTTACACCGGATCAACGCTTCTTCCTGAGTTTCGCGCAGGTGTGGCGCGTAAAGAGTAGCGATGAAAGAATGCGGTTGCGTTTAAAAGTCGATCCGCATAGCCCCGAACAATTTCGCGTAAATGGCCCCGTGTATAATATGGTGGCTTTCTACAAGGCATTTAATATACAGCCCACGGCAAAAATGTATGTAGCACCCGAGAAGAGAGTTTTGGTTTGGTAATAACTTTTGGGGACGAATGGTATTGTCTTGATGCTCCTTAGGGCAATACTATGCAAAAAATAACGTTTAAGTAGAAATGAAAATATAAATTTGTCTTTGAATTGTGAGAAAAACTGATTACTTTTGCCCTTCATTTAATAACACATTTAATTAATTAACAATGTACGCAATAGTAAATATAGCAGGACAGCAATTTAAAGTTGCAAAAGACCAGTTCCTTTTTGTACACCGTTTACAAGGAGATGAAGGCGCTAGTATTGAATTTGACAATGTATTGTTAGCAGAAGACGGTGGTAAATTTACCATTGGTACACCTAGCGTTGCTGGTGCAAAAGTTTCGGCTAAAATTTTGTCTCATTTAAAAGGCGATAAAGTTATCGTTTTCAAGAAAAAACGTCGTAAAGGCTACAAAAAGAAAAACGGTCACCGTCAACAATTTTCTAAAATCCAGATCACTGGTATTACGTTATAATTGAATTTTTAATCAGACAAACAGTCTTAAATTAAGATAAAGAAATGGCACACAAAAAAGGTGCGGGTAGTTCGAAGAACGGCCGTGAGTCACATAGCAAGCGTTTAGGTATCAAAATCTTCGGTGGTCAACAAGCAATCGCTGGTAACATCATCGTACGCCAACGCGGTACACAACACAATCCCGACACAAATGTTGGTATTGGTAAAGACCACACATTGTTCGCTTTAGTAGACGGTAAAGTAGTTTTCCGTAAAAAAGCTAACAATAAATCTTATGTATCTGTAGTTCCTACAGAACAAGCATAAGGTTTTGCAACAATATTGGAAGAGGCATCAAGAAATTGATGCCTTTTTTCTTTTTACTACTTATCTGCTTATCCTTCATGCCTGCGGCTGCAACTCGCCGGCTCTACCGCTGTCGCAATAGTGCATTAACACCATCTTAAAACGTTTGGTTGCAGCATCGCGCTATTCAAATGTCTCATCCCGCTGTAGGCTATATCGTCTGGCTTGATAATGAACAGTTTAAATTATTAAACAGATTTAAATTGTTATTTTCTGTTAAATGTAACTGCTTTGGTACAATTTTTATAAACTATTAGTGTTTTTAAAATATACGCCCATTGACAGGATATCGACACAGATTAAATAGAAATTTACAAGCAGTAGCAGCGAAGCCCGCTTGGTTTATATATGTGGATACGATATGCGTGTGTAGACGAGATGATATAGCTATCGATATAAGAGCGTAATATGATGCATTCATGTGTCCATATCATGCAGACAAGAACGAATAAATACTTACATATGAAATACAATAAGTTGGGATATGCTATGTGCGCTGGATTATTTGCCTGTTCATTCTATTCCTGTAGTTCCATTTATATGCCCAATGTGCCATCCGCGCCAATGTTTACAGAAGCGGGGGAAGTGTATGTTTCGGGTAATATTAATACCAAAGCTAATGTATCGGCCAACCTCGGTGTAGCGGTCACAGGTCACGTGGCGGTGATTGCCAATGGTTCTTATGTGGACAATAAATCCAATATCAAAGACTATGCGCAAAAAATGGGAGAAGCGGGAATAGGTTATTATACACGTTTTGGCCGTAAAAATAACCGCGTATTTGAGGTTTATGGCGGTTATGGGGTGGGAAATACGAACGTAATAGATAAGCGTTCATCGACCATGGGACAGGCTATTGTAGAAACGAAGGATATGGATTTTGACAAAATATTTGTGCAGGTCAATTTTTCATCAGAAAAAAAGGATGCCCTGAAACTATTTGGTTACCGGCATGACATCGATTATGGTACCATTATCCGTCTCAGTAATATGCGCATGAAAAGTTTTGCTATCGATGGCCTTCCGGCAGAAAAAGAAGAAAATATGCTGGTCGAACCTGTATTTTATACCCGGGTGGGGCTTGGAAAAGGGTGGAAGCTGCAATATACAAATGGTATGGTCTTCGGTCTCAAAAGTAATACCTATTTAAAAGCAGGATATCCATTGTTTACGTTGGGAGTTTTATATAAATTTGGAGGAAAATAGCGGCTATGAACAAGAAAATATTATTAGTGTTTTTTGTGGTGCTGGGTTTGTTTATTTCCAGCTGTGGGGTAAATCGACAAAAAGCGCAGATCGAGAACTTGGCGAAATGTAAGTTCGATGTAGAATCGGTGGATAGTATCCGCTTGGCAGGGACATCGCTGCAACGACTGATCAGAAATAATCAGATTGACTTAGGGGCAGCACCAAGCTTAGCATTGGCGTATTTGCGGAAGGATATCCCCTTAGACGCCGTAATCCGGCTTAAGATAGATAATCCGACGCTTAAGAAAGCTTCTATTAATAAATTTCAATATATCATTCTTTATGGTGGGCAGCAGCTTGTTGAGGGTATTGTCAATCAATCCTTACAAATAGAACCCGGAGAATCTACGGTCGCTAATGTACGTATAGCAACCAATATCTACGATTTGTTGAAAAATTCGGATCTACAGGATTTTTTAATGTCAAGCGATGAAAATAAAAAAGGAATATTCACGTTAAAAGTGAAACCTTCAATCAATATCGCCGGTCAATCTGTTTTCTATCCAGGCTATATTACCATAGATAAAGCGGTAAGCCGTAAGATCTTGCTTTAGCGCATAATCGTAAGCAATAAGATAAAAAGATTTTTCACGAAAGTGGAAAACCTTTTTTGTTTATTCGGCGGGCAACGGATCGGTCAGAGGCAGTTTAACGGTTGCTTTCAATACTGTGGGCCTAGTTCAAATTGGGAAGATTTTAGGTGATAATTTTTTCATTATTGCGATTTTTAGCTTGTAGTGAGCGATTTTGCTAAACCGGTATTATAAATCGACTAGTATATGAAGAATTAAACTGTAATAAAAAAGTTATAGTGCCAAAGTGTAAAGTATACACCTTATTTTATATTTTAGTCCTCAATTACAAACCTAAATATGTTTAAAAAAATCTTTATTCCTATTCTATTATTTACTGGCGTGCATGCTATGGCGCAAAAGTCCTTTGAGCCTTACGAGCAGTCTATTGAAGGAACTAATTTGACATTCAAAATGCTCGCCATCCCAGGTGGTAGCTTTAAAATGGGAAGCACGAGTGGAGGTAAGGAGGATGAAAAGCCTGCACATGAAGTGAAGTTGGATCCGTTTTGGATGGGTCAGTATGAAGTAACATGGGATCTGTTTGAGCCATTTCTGTATAAAGACTATGAGATTGCAAAGAGCAAGGACGGCCAAATAAGTAAAGAAATCGATGCTGTTACCCGACCAACCAAACCGTACTTGGATATGACTTTTGGTTTTGGGAAAGAAGGACATCCAGCTTTGGCAATGACGCATTACAATGCCATCCAATTCTGTAAATGGCTATATGTGCGCACTGGAGTGTTTTATCGTTTGCCCACAGAGGCGGAGTGGGAGTATGCTGCCAGAGCAGGTTCCAAGACGGCGTATTTTTTCGGTGATCAAGCAACGCAACTAGCAGATTACGCTTGGTTTAAGGAAAATGCGGAAGAGAAAACGCATGTGGTCGGACAAAAGAAGCCAAACCCCTGGGGGCTTTATGATATTTATGGCAATGTAGCCGAGTGGACTTATGACCAATATAAAGCCGATAGCTACAGCGAAGGTGCGGGAAAGGCGTTGACCAACCCGGTAGTGGTGCCGACTACCCTTTATCCACATGTCGTCCGTGGTGGTGCATTCGATAGCGCGGCTGATGACCTTCGTTCGGCGGCTCGGGGAGCATCAGACCCAGTATGGAAGCAACTGGATCCACAAGTACCAAAAAGTAACTGGTGGTTTCCAGAAGCACCTTTCGTCGGATTGAGATTGGTCAGACCAGCTAATCCGCCTAGCCATGAAGAGATTATGGCGTATTATGATAAAAAACCAATTAAAGATTTTTAAAAATAAAATAATCAATATAAAACTGTTATGGAGAATCTAGAAAGAAGAGATTTTATTAAAACTTCTGCTGTAGTGGCCGGTGGTGCAATGTTGA
The genomic region above belongs to Sphingobacterium zeae and contains:
- a CDS encoding carbon-nitrogen hydrolase family protein; this encodes MDIQVRNLTKKDYVDLKKSMEQAYDGVGETWSKENIQDLIDLFPEGQLCVEIDGHVVACALSIILNSKKNNIYDSYYEIIDNGKFTKHSDDGDTLYGIEVFVHPSHRALRLGRRLYDARKELCEQMNLKGIIAGGRIPNYHNYADKMSPRVYIEKVKRKEIFDPTLTFQLSNDFHVKKILKHYLPEDAESMEFATLLEWNNIYYEAETRSISTTKQTIRLGLVQWQMRLFDNLDAFYDQIEFFVDTVSDYGTDFIMFPEFFNTPLMSPYNDLPERLAMERLAQHTAEIIDRIQQFAVSYNVNIIAGSMPLVENKKLYNVSYLCHRNGKLDQFKKIHITPNEFKYYGMVGGSEVKVFDTDCGKVGLLICYDVEFPELSRILADQGMQILFVPFMTDTQNGYIRVRTCAQARAIENECYVAIAGSVGNLPRVNNMDIQYSQSAVFTPSDFAFPNNAIKAEATPNAEMVLIADVDLYALRDLHEYGTVKIKKDRRKDLYEVKLLK
- a CDS encoding M13 family metallopeptidase, which translates into the protein MIQKVKWGTLSMVFMMMSCQSNKKSDTAQEIRTSFFDVSGMDTTAHPGDNFFEYANGAWMKNTQIPASETGWGSFYILENENLEKLRSVLKNAAKSADKKGSDQQKAGDFYASGMDTVTIDKLGAKPIEGAIQKINGLKSIEELIAYAADGFKEGDGDLFTFYVAADDRISTKNALQFFQGGLNLPEASYYLDQDDKAKKIRKAYVAYLVKLFGLIGEGANAQRLAEEVLQLETAIAKSHATPVELRDPVKNYHKFAVQDFQKQTPNLNWRDILSRLDIKTDTMLVQQPKFYLALNNLLKSQSLATWKTKLKADLANASANALSKEFREAKFELFGKILNGQQQEKERWKLMVSSADQNLGEIVGKLYVDEYFKPEAKKRMLQLVDNLQKVYKSRIEKLDWMTPETKKKAIEKLEAFTKKIGYPEKWKDYKDVEVSKDAYYANLQSAAKHAYKEMVGKIGKPVDKSEWLMTTPTVNAYYNPPYNEIVFPAGILQFPFFDVNADDAINYGAIGAVIGHEMTHGFDDQGRQYDKDGNLTDWWTAVDAKQFTERANQVAKLYSSFTLLDNQHVNGELTLGENLADIGGLNIAYDAFKLTKQGQGQEKIDGFTPDQRFFLSFAQVWRVKSSDERMRLRLKVDPHSPEQFRVNGPVYNMVAFYKAFNIQPTAKMYVAPEKRVLVW
- a CDS encoding DUF3467 domain-containing protein; this encodes MENNQNQNELSIELTEEVAEGIYSNLAIITHSNTEFVVDFIRVMPGVPKAKVKSRIVLTPEHAKRLLGALVDNVNRFEALNGPIKMDVGAVEQPQQGGDPTVAFPFGTPQGQA
- the rplU gene encoding 50S ribosomal protein L21, translated to MYAIVNIAGQQFKVAKDQFLFVHRLQGDEGASIEFDNVLLAEDGGKFTIGTPSVAGAKVSAKILSHLKGDKVIVFKKKRRKGYKKKNGHRQQFSKIQITGITL
- the rpmA gene encoding 50S ribosomal protein L27, producing MAHKKGAGSSKNGRESHSKRLGIKIFGGQQAIAGNIIVRQRGTQHNPDTNVGIGKDHTLFALVDGKVVFRKKANNKSYVSVVPTEQA
- a CDS encoding formylglycine-generating enzyme family protein; amino-acid sequence: MFKKIFIPILLFTGVHAMAQKSFEPYEQSIEGTNLTFKMLAIPGGSFKMGSTSGGKEDEKPAHEVKLDPFWMGQYEVTWDLFEPFLYKDYEIAKSKDGQISKEIDAVTRPTKPYLDMTFGFGKEGHPALAMTHYNAIQFCKWLYVRTGVFYRLPTEAEWEYAARAGSKTAYFFGDQATQLADYAWFKENAEEKTHVVGQKKPNPWGLYDIYGNVAEWTYDQYKADSYSEGAGKALTNPVVVPTTLYPHVVRGGAFDSAADDLRSAARGASDPVWKQLDPQVPKSNWWFPEAPFVGLRLVRPANPPSHEEIMAYYDKKPIKDF